One Leptospira wolbachii serovar Codice str. CDC genomic region harbors:
- a CDS encoding chemotaxis protein CheD — MDSPSEVIDRFLNPGEIFFGGSGFRVRTLLGSCVSIVLWHPNRHLGGMCHYLLPTPSDIHSEKSHKYGIDAVSFFLAEMKKHRSQPSDYYAKVFGGSNMFLHEEREILKDNSTSQVGTRNADFAKKILGENGIKIISEDVGGTLSRKIYFTVWDGEVWVEKK; from the coding sequence ATGGATTCACCGAGTGAAGTTATAGACCGTTTTCTTAACCCCGGAGAGATATTCTTCGGTGGCTCAGGGTTTAGGGTTAGAACATTGCTCGGTTCCTGTGTTTCCATTGTTTTATGGCATCCCAATCGCCATTTAGGTGGGATGTGCCATTACCTCCTCCCTACCCCTTCTGATATCCACTCAGAAAAATCCCATAAATATGGTATCGATGCAGTTTCCTTTTTTTTAGCTGAAATGAAAAAACATAGATCACAACCGAGCGACTATTATGCGAAAGTGTTTGGAGGATCGAATATGTTTCTACACGAAGAAAGAGAGATATTAAAGGACAATTCAACGTCTCAAGTTGGAACAAGAAATGCAGATTTTGCCAAAAAGATTCTCGGAGAAAATGGAATCAAAATTATTTCTGAAGACGTTGGCGGAACTTTATCCAGAAAGATTTATTTTACCGTTTGGGACGGGGAAGTCTGGGTAGAAAAAAAATAA
- a CDS encoding response regulator, producing the protein MVESNVNQNQSLKAPSKEHLRRPKEPILIIEDKKENQVLLEAICKRIGMESEIAEDGKVALEMAAKRPYSLYLVDLMMPVLDGRSFIQERKKIEPSAVFIVQTAIDQTEEIIEVMKMGVYDYLLKPLHVEIVADRLEKALEYVYLKRMESLLIDEESKELKSQLEWLNYKESHRKTNEINSELHSILNLKTTLMQGSGLGAMSTIIDSIQQMKVDQGKSYSINKEFWDLLFENHEHNIAMMGGLDLAVSIIQNNTKLVRTNSEDLLGLLPSLIETFRTEIAERELKVNLPVIKQSVYLDLDIESIKVAIHEIFTNGLKYSKRKSHFDVFVTFVDGYFCLSAKNNIIDDEYAKQLAQFEKKLVEPFYRIHPPVESFYSKEKFSLGLGLTMVDFILHRHNGMFFIRNAVDHTTEVKADCIIAELFLPIQNDKETNHE; encoded by the coding sequence ATGGTGGAATCGAATGTAAACCAAAACCAGTCACTGAAGGCTCCGTCGAAAGAACACTTAAGGCGTCCCAAGGAACCAATCCTAATCATTGAGGATAAAAAGGAAAACCAAGTCCTTTTAGAAGCAATATGTAAACGGATTGGTATGGAGTCTGAGATTGCTGAAGACGGCAAAGTGGCTCTGGAAATGGCAGCGAAACGACCATATAGCCTGTATTTGGTGGATTTAATGATGCCGGTTCTTGATGGTAGGTCATTTATTCAAGAACGGAAAAAAATAGAGCCTTCCGCCGTCTTTATAGTACAAACTGCTATCGATCAAACAGAAGAAATCATCGAAGTTATGAAGATGGGCGTGTATGATTATCTTTTGAAGCCACTTCATGTAGAAATTGTAGCCGACCGTTTAGAAAAGGCATTAGAATACGTCTATTTGAAGAGAATGGAATCTCTTCTCATCGACGAGGAATCAAAGGAATTGAAAAGTCAATTGGAATGGCTTAACTACAAAGAATCACATCGTAAAACAAACGAAATCAATTCCGAACTCCATTCGATTTTAAATTTAAAAACCACTTTGATGCAAGGGTCAGGACTTGGAGCTATGTCCACAATTATTGACTCCATCCAACAAATGAAAGTGGATCAGGGAAAAAGTTATTCAATTAATAAAGAGTTTTGGGATCTGCTCTTTGAAAATCATGAACATAACATTGCCATGATGGGTGGTTTAGACCTTGCAGTAAGCATTATCCAAAACAATACAAAATTGGTCCGAACTAATAGCGAAGACCTACTTGGCCTATTACCATCACTCATTGAAACATTCAGAACTGAGATTGCTGAACGAGAATTAAAGGTAAACTTGCCTGTAATCAAACAATCAGTCTATCTTGATCTTGATATTGAGTCGATAAAGGTTGCGATTCATGAAATTTTTACAAATGGTCTAAAGTATTCTAAAAGAAAATCTCACTTTGATGTATTTGTAACTTTTGTAGATGGATATTTTTGTTTGTCTGCAAAAAACAACATAATCGATGATGAGTATGCTAAACAATTAGCTCAGTTTGAAAAGAAGTTAGTAGAACCGTTTTACCGAATTCATCCACCCGTAGAAAGTTTTTACTCTAAGGAAAAGTTCAGCTTAGGACTTGGTTTAACAATGGTTGACTTCATACTTCACAGACATAACGGAATGTTTTTTATCCGGAATGCAGTTGACCATACTACAGAAGTGAAAGCCGACTGCATCATAGCCGAACTATTTTTACCAATCCAAAACGACAAGGAAACAAACCATGAATAG
- the ispH gene encoding 4-hydroxy-3-methylbut-2-enyl diphosphate reductase codes for MLETIYLANPRGFCAGVKYAISYVETAFQENPDSPLYVRKEIVHNQRVVEEMKKKGIQFIDELKEVPDGATVVFSAHGVSPEVVKEATQRKMKIGDATCPLVTRVHKKARNIKDSHQIIYIAHRGHDEAIGTMGEADMFLVESPEDVENLKSKITKDKPLTYLMQTTLSVADTKSIVKKIEEVFPYVEHPQKDDICYATTERQEAVQSMLESVDAMLVIGAENSSNSVRLCQLAKKTRPASFQISRKEDVNPDHIKNAKIKILGITAGASSPQVLVDEIVGEILKHFPDAKVSLFPESREDTMSFKLPKELLKQY; via the coding sequence GTGTTAGAGACCATATATTTAGCAAACCCCCGTGGATTTTGTGCTGGAGTGAAATACGCCATCTCCTATGTGGAGACCGCCTTCCAGGAAAACCCGGACAGCCCCCTCTACGTTCGTAAAGAAATTGTCCATAACCAGAGAGTTGTGGAAGAAATGAAAAAAAAAGGAATCCAGTTCATTGATGAACTGAAAGAGGTTCCCGATGGGGCCACTGTTGTTTTCTCCGCCCACGGAGTCTCTCCCGAAGTGGTAAAAGAAGCCACCCAAAGGAAAATGAAAATTGGGGATGCCACCTGCCCTTTAGTTACGAGGGTCCATAAAAAAGCAAGAAACATCAAAGACTCGCACCAAATCATCTACATCGCACACAGGGGCCATGACGAAGCCATCGGTACCATGGGCGAAGCCGATATGTTTTTAGTGGAATCACCTGAAGATGTAGAAAATCTGAAAAGTAAAATTACAAAAGACAAACCACTAACCTATCTCATGCAAACCACTCTCTCTGTCGCGGACACGAAGAGCATTGTGAAGAAAATTGAAGAGGTTTTTCCTTATGTAGAACATCCTCAAAAAGATGATATTTGTTATGCAACAACAGAAAGGCAAGAAGCAGTCCAATCTATGTTGGAGTCCGTAGATGCGATGTTAGTCATTGGTGCAGAAAACTCTTCCAACTCCGTACGCCTTTGTCAATTAGCAAAAAAAACGAGACCGGCAAGTTTCCAAATCTCTAGAAAAGAAGACGTCAACCCCGACCATATTAAAAATGCAAAAATCAAAATACTGGGAATCACTGCAGGCGCATCCAGTCCTCAAGTCCTCGTGGATGAAATAGTGGGAGAGATTTTAAAACACTTTCCCGATGCAAAAGTATCTTTGTTTCCAGAGAGCCGCGAGGATACAATGAGTTTCAAACTTCCGAAAGAACTGCTGAAACAATATTAG
- a CDS encoding chemotaxis protein CheA gives MDLTEVIDAYLVESEEFLRDMEAILLRTEVSSPTDEDLNAIFRAVHTIKGTAGMFGFESTVKFTHVVENLLDRLRSQEIPFQQELTEILLKAKDHLSYLVNEETKGKIPESKIIQGNSILELMKPFQGADVDNSVKKESQKEIETPTQKEMDGGFTGSESLYSKTNRGETITGYLISFRPNRNVFAQGLDPISFIGYLKKIGKIHSLKTITETIPITDEFDPESCYLGFEIHFVTNSDLDTVRKVFNFIENDSFLHILPPGSNIEDLVDLSQQLPEEEILLGNTWKEINILTDANLINYFEELKVRKTGITTSSIQSAAPTVAALESPQEILELKNASLQTKDQNKSATIKVDSKRIDNLINRVGELVVSCANMNQLIGSMEDSNLQESSILAMRLLNEVREISLKLRMVPIGDTFQKYTRTVRDLGKDLGKEIKLITEGNETELDRNIVDKLGDPLTHLVRNACDHGLETSEERERKGKPKQGTIKLNAFHEAGSVVIEITDDGNGIQKEKVWQKGIDKGLVSGPLPDSEEEIFKLLFHPGLSTASKVTNVSGRGVGLDVVLQNIESLRGTITVKSTPNQGSRFVIRLPLTLAIIDGFLVEVGKNQFIIPMDMVLECLHFTNDNKTDSNQFFPLRGNLIPFLRLKDYYPTESSGESLRENIVIVRNGEKKAGIVVERLLGEYQTVIKPMNGICISPCERCKRFEYLRRWECGSHYRHTFSIRKNHSCRKRKII, from the coding sequence ATGGATTTAACAGAGGTTATAGATGCCTATTTAGTTGAATCAGAAGAATTTCTTCGTGATATGGAGGCAATCCTCCTACGTACAGAAGTGTCCTCCCCTACGGACGAAGACCTAAATGCTATTTTCCGTGCTGTTCATACAATCAAAGGAACAGCGGGAATGTTTGGCTTCGAATCAACTGTTAAGTTCACACATGTTGTGGAAAACCTACTTGATAGATTGCGTTCCCAAGAAATTCCTTTCCAACAAGAACTAACTGAAATTCTGCTAAAAGCGAAGGATCACCTTTCCTATTTGGTGAACGAAGAAACAAAAGGGAAAATTCCAGAATCAAAAATTATACAAGGTAATTCTATCTTGGAACTTATGAAGCCGTTTCAAGGTGCAGATGTTGACAATTCTGTAAAAAAAGAAAGTCAGAAGGAAATTGAAACGCCAACACAAAAAGAAATGGATGGTGGATTTACTGGATCAGAAAGTCTCTATTCAAAAACAAACAGAGGTGAGACGATCACAGGATATCTTATTTCCTTTCGACCCAATCGCAATGTCTTTGCTCAAGGATTAGATCCCATTTCTTTTATTGGGTATTTAAAGAAAATTGGAAAAATTCATTCCTTAAAAACGATTACTGAAACCATTCCCATCACCGATGAGTTTGACCCTGAATCCTGTTATTTAGGTTTCGAAATTCATTTTGTAACCAACTCTGATTTAGATACGGTTCGCAAAGTATTTAATTTTATTGAAAATGACTCTTTTTTACATATTTTACCCCCGGGATCTAATATAGAAGATTTAGTTGATCTTTCTCAACAGCTACCAGAAGAAGAAATTTTACTGGGAAATACTTGGAAAGAAATTAATATCCTAACAGACGCTAATTTAATTAACTACTTTGAAGAATTAAAAGTCCGAAAAACGGGAATTACAACATCTTCAATTCAATCCGCAGCTCCTACAGTGGCGGCGTTGGAATCTCCGCAGGAAATTTTGGAATTAAAAAATGCATCTCTGCAAACAAAGGATCAAAACAAATCAGCAACTATAAAAGTAGATTCCAAACGGATTGATAACCTTATCAATCGTGTAGGGGAACTTGTTGTATCCTGTGCCAATATGAACCAACTCATTGGCTCGATGGAAGATTCCAACTTACAAGAATCCTCTATACTTGCGATGAGATTACTCAACGAAGTTCGGGAAATTTCCCTAAAACTAAGAATGGTTCCCATCGGAGATACTTTCCAAAAGTACACAAGAACCGTTCGGGACTTGGGAAAAGATCTTGGTAAAGAAATCAAACTGATCACAGAAGGCAATGAAACTGAACTTGATCGAAACATTGTTGATAAGTTAGGCGACCCACTCACTCACCTAGTCAGAAATGCCTGCGACCATGGGCTGGAAACTTCTGAAGAACGTGAAAGAAAGGGAAAACCAAAACAAGGCACAATCAAACTCAATGCATTCCATGAAGCAGGAAGTGTTGTCATTGAAATCACCGATGACGGAAATGGAATTCAAAAGGAAAAAGTTTGGCAAAAGGGAATTGATAAAGGTCTTGTTTCAGGACCATTACCGGATTCGGAAGAAGAAATATTCAAACTGTTATTCCATCCAGGGCTTTCGACTGCCTCCAAAGTTACTAATGTTTCCGGTCGAGGTGTGGGCCTTGATGTTGTTTTACAAAATATCGAGTCTTTACGTGGTACCATAACAGTCAAATCAACTCCGAACCAGGGAAGCCGTTTCGTCATTCGATTGCCTTTAACCTTAGCCATTATCGATGGGTTTTTGGTAGAAGTAGGGAAAAACCAATTCATCATTCCGATGGATATGGTTTTGGAATGCCTCCATTTTACTAATGACAACAAAACGGATTCCAATCAATTCTTTCCACTTCGAGGGAATTTAATTCCCTTCCTTCGACTCAAAGATTATTATCCTACTGAATCTTCTGGAGAAAGTTTACGTGAAAATATCGTCATAGTTAGGAATGGAGAGAAAAAAGCAGGAATCGTTGTCGAAAGACTTCTGGGAGAATACCAGACAGTAATCAAACCAATGAATGGGATCTGTATTTCGCCATGTGAAAGGTGTAAGCGGTTCGAGTATCTTAGGAGATGGGAATGTGGCTCTCATTATAGACATACCTTCTCTATTCGAAAGAACCATAGCTGTAGAAAACGAAAGATTATATAA
- a CDS encoding response regulator gives MNRKILIIDDSAVFRKIISVHLKNANFDLIEAGDGLEGLKQLEGNAVDLIVSDMNMPNMDGISFIKKVKENPKYKFTPIIMLTTESQPEKKQQGMDAGAKAWLTKPFSPEELLDTISKLLP, from the coding sequence ATGAATAGAAAGATATTGATTATAGATGACTCTGCGGTTTTCCGAAAGATCATCTCTGTACATCTAAAAAATGCAAACTTCGATTTAATTGAGGCTGGCGATGGCTTAGAAGGTTTAAAACAACTAGAAGGCAATGCAGTAGATTTAATAGTTTCCGATATGAATATGCCGAATATGGATGGAATCAGTTTTATAAAAAAAGTAAAAGAAAATCCTAAATATAAGTTCACACCAATCATCATGTTGACTACAGAATCCCAACCTGAAAAAAAACAACAAGGTATGGATGCAGGTGCGAAAGCTTGGCTTACCAAACCTTTTTCACCAGAAGAGTTGTTAGATACGATTTCCAAACTATTGCCATAA
- a CDS encoding protein-glutamate methylesterase/protein-glutamine glutaminase, producing the protein MKKIKVFVIDDSAVVRQVLAEIFKSDSSFEFLGSASDPLFALDKMNNDWPDVIVLDIEMPRMDGLSFLKKIMSERPTPVVICSTLTTEGSDTAMIAMSLGACDIITKPKIGLKDFLNESTIELIDAVIAAAAVSLKALPNPSNQKQFTIKTEKKQDISQLQATEKIVAIGTSTGGTIALEEVLTKLPRDKTPGIVIVQHMPEKFTETFAKRLDSICEISVREAKDGDRVVRGLALIAPGNRHMTVKRSGAQYYVEVMDGPLVNRHKPSVDVLFRSVARNAGKNAKGIIMTGMGDDGAIGLFEMKEAGADTIAQNEESSVVFGMPREAIKRGGVNHILPLTEIYKTIVGYG; encoded by the coding sequence ATGAAAAAAATTAAGGTATTTGTCATCGATGATTCAGCTGTCGTAAGGCAGGTATTAGCTGAAATATTCAAATCAGATTCGAGTTTTGAATTTTTAGGCAGCGCTTCGGATCCTCTTTTTGCTTTGGATAAAATGAATAACGATTGGCCTGATGTCATTGTTTTAGATATCGAAATGCCAAGAATGGACGGATTGTCTTTCTTGAAAAAAATCATGTCGGAAAGGCCTACACCAGTTGTCATTTGTTCTACCTTAACGACAGAAGGTTCCGATACCGCAATGATCGCCATGAGCCTAGGTGCCTGTGATATCATTACAAAACCCAAAATTGGATTAAAAGATTTTTTAAATGAAAGCACTATTGAACTTATAGATGCTGTAATAGCAGCGGCAGCAGTTTCTTTAAAAGCACTTCCCAACCCTTCGAATCAAAAACAGTTTACCATCAAAACTGAAAAAAAGCAGGATATCTCCCAATTACAAGCAACAGAAAAGATTGTTGCGATTGGAACCTCAACCGGTGGAACCATTGCTTTAGAAGAAGTTCTCACAAAACTTCCCAGGGACAAAACTCCAGGCATTGTCATCGTCCAACACATGCCTGAAAAATTTACAGAAACCTTTGCCAAACGATTGGATTCCATTTGTGAAATTAGTGTTCGGGAAGCCAAAGATGGAGACCGTGTGGTGCGAGGCCTCGCCCTCATTGCTCCAGGAAATCGACATATGACGGTGAAACGCTCTGGTGCTCAGTATTATGTGGAAGTTATGGATGGACCACTCGTCAACCGTCACAAACCATCTGTAGATGTTCTCTTTCGATCTGTGGCAAGGAATGCAGGAAAGAATGCTAAAGGAATCATCATGACAGGGATGGGAGACGATGGAGCCATCGGATTATTTGAGATGAAAGAAGCAGGAGCAGATACCATTGCTCAGAATGAAGAATCTTCTGTTGTCTTTGGGATGCCGAGGGAAGCCATCAAGAGAGGAGGTGTAAACCACATCCTCCCTTTGACCGAAATCTACAAAACGATTGTGGGTTACGGTTGA
- a CDS encoding GAF domain-containing sensor histidine kinase encodes MVFDPCSLLKASLEGDDSGTSILSIDKSSKKFEVIVKNQIFKSLEVGFDLDSFLSQKIDSSDFSTELIYKTNGTILETSFGKFQFPEGEKNKDYTKFCIKDITTRQRQEEEIAWRLRFELGVASSIQILIQQHSIREGLPQALYQLLYFTEMDSIFFLKYEPNEVEDRFKIWVNERKTTKYPLIPKECQSENWYDIGLGRWIHRLKNGKTIHLTQSKAMPREKWFFDQTKAETLLLIPVRFEEKFLGVMGFLKYKLNSPIQHENLLIYQTVSRWMGLFVQRDSDLAELNRYKSALESLILERTLDLTKTKEELERAYQVKTEFLTHMSHELRTPLNSIIGFSKLIKLSDSDETGKEYLNYIYTGGIRLLNMINEILNLMKIESGQIKIQITTFKPEDICRQTLDLVQPQAKAKGMDIRFRPPVHSKSITSDSGKIQQILLNTLSNAIKYANHPYIEFDCEWVGDFLEISVRDYGPGISEEDQKRIFHTFTRLNDDGNVEGTGLGLSISQGLAIRLGGMLELSSQLGQGSNFKLKLPEIIK; translated from the coding sequence ATGGTTTTTGATCCTTGTTCATTGCTAAAGGCTTCTTTAGAAGGAGATGATTCAGGGACCAGCATTCTATCTATTGATAAGTCTTCGAAAAAATTTGAAGTCATAGTTAAAAATCAGATTTTTAAGTCTTTAGAAGTTGGATTTGACTTAGATAGTTTTCTTTCACAGAAGATTGATAGCTCCGATTTTTCAACCGAACTCATTTATAAAACGAATGGAACCATTCTTGAAACCTCATTTGGAAAGTTTCAATTTCCCGAAGGAGAAAAAAATAAGGATTATACAAAGTTTTGTATAAAAGACATTACCACAAGACAACGCCAAGAGGAAGAAATTGCTTGGAGGTTACGATTCGAACTAGGTGTTGCTTCATCCATCCAAATCCTTATCCAACAACATTCAATACGAGAGGGCCTACCACAAGCCCTTTATCAACTGCTATACTTTACGGAAATGGATTCTATTTTTTTTCTCAAATACGAACCAAACGAAGTAGAAGATAGATTTAAAATCTGGGTCAACGAAAGGAAAACCACAAAATACCCTCTGATTCCCAAGGAATGCCAAAGTGAAAACTGGTATGATATAGGTCTCGGACGCTGGATCCATAGATTAAAAAATGGGAAAACTATTCATTTAACGCAAAGTAAAGCGATGCCCCGAGAAAAGTGGTTTTTTGATCAAACAAAAGCAGAAACTCTCCTTCTCATCCCAGTCCGTTTTGAGGAGAAATTTTTGGGAGTGATGGGTTTCCTAAAGTACAAACTGAACTCTCCCATCCAACATGAAAACCTTCTGATTTATCAGACTGTTAGTCGGTGGATGGGGCTTTTTGTCCAAAGAGATTCCGATCTTGCAGAATTGAATCGCTATAAATCGGCACTTGAATCTTTGATTTTGGAACGAACTTTGGATCTCACCAAAACCAAAGAGGAGCTAGAACGTGCCTACCAAGTCAAAACGGAATTTTTGACACATATGAGCCATGAACTAAGAACTCCCTTAAACTCAATTATCGGTTTTTCGAAACTCATCAAATTGTCAGACTCTGATGAAACAGGCAAAGAATATTTAAATTATATTTATACAGGTGGAATTCGACTTCTGAACATGATCAATGAAATTCTAAATTTAATGAAAATTGAGTCAGGACAGATTAAAATCCAAATAACAACGTTTAAACCAGAAGATATATGTCGCCAAACATTAGATTTAGTTCAACCGCAAGCGAAGGCGAAAGGAATGGACATTCGTTTCCGTCCGCCAGTGCATTCAAAATCAATCACTTCTGATTCGGGAAAAATCCAACAAATTCTCCTAAATACACTTTCTAATGCGATTAAGTACGCAAACCACCCCTACATTGAATTTGATTGTGAATGGGTCGGCGATTTCCTTGAGATTTCGGTACGCGATTATGGTCCTGGAATCTCAGAAGAAGATCAAAAGCGCATTTTTCATACCTTCACCCGGTTAAACGACGATGGAAACGTGGAAGGAACGGGTCTTGGACTCTCTATTTCCCAAGGGCTTGCCATCCGTCTCGGAGGTATGCTGGAGCTGAGTTCCCAACTAGGACAGGGCTCCAATTTTAAACTCAAGTTACCTGAAATAATTAAATAA
- a CDS encoding chemotaxis protein CheW, with the protein MQELQYLTFLISEELFGLGILYIKEIIEFESVTHVPMMPDYIPGVINLRGNVVPVIDLNMRFYRKKTETNRKTCIIITEIKIESEIIDVGLLVDAVNEVVDIPPDSIEDPPSFGSKIRLDFIQGLGKLENRFVIILKVNQILELSELQSIQETSSNVM; encoded by the coding sequence ATGCAGGAACTCCAATATTTAACTTTCCTAATTTCGGAAGAACTCTTTGGTCTCGGAATATTATATATCAAAGAGATCATTGAATTTGAATCTGTGACCCATGTTCCGATGATGCCGGATTACATTCCTGGGGTGATCAACCTCAGAGGAAATGTAGTACCTGTCATCGATCTCAACATGAGATTTTACAGAAAGAAGACAGAAACCAATCGCAAAACTTGTATCATCATAACGGAAATCAAGATAGAAAGCGAAATCATAGATGTTGGTCTCCTTGTGGATGCAGTCAATGAGGTAGTAGACATTCCTCCTGATTCCATTGAAGATCCCCCTAGTTTCGGTTCCAAAATCCGATTGGATTTTATCCAAGGACTTGGGAAATTGGAAAACAGATTTGTGATTATTCTGAAAGTAAACCAAATTTTGGAACTATCTGAGTTACAATCCATCCAAGAAACATCGTCAAATGTGATGTAA
- a CDS encoding STAS domain-containing protein: MEPVQNLRETNSGFEITWLGYLTVPFVKEWKKHSEVWTSAKGKIIQLDLNGIQRIDSAGIQFLMYLKALSQQNHFSIKLQNHSLPVLKVLDLLGLVSFFGDRVKVKKEHSNEVEFRYGTRKIN; encoded by the coding sequence ATGGAACCGGTCCAGAATCTAAGGGAAACAAATTCAGGTTTTGAAATCACTTGGTTGGGGTATTTAACTGTACCCTTTGTCAAGGAATGGAAAAAACATTCTGAAGTTTGGACCTCGGCAAAAGGAAAAATCATCCAGTTAGATCTAAATGGAATCCAACGAATCGATTCTGCAGGAATTCAGTTTTTAATGTATTTAAAAGCGTTGAGCCAACAAAACCATTTTTCGATCAAACTGCAAAACCACTCCCTCCCTGTTTTGAAAGTTTTGGACTTACTAGGACTTGTTAGTTTTTTTGGCGATCGAGTTAAGGTAAAAAAAGAACACTCTAACGAAGTAGAATTTCGATACGGTACAAGGAAAATTAATTAA